One window from the genome of Alkalihalobacillus sp. LMS6 encodes:
- the tyrS gene encoding tyrosine--tRNA ligase, giving the protein MTEEKQLTAEQARLVDEQVETLMRGVVEIVPEEAFRKKIEKSVRTGKALKIKLGMDPSAPDVHIGHTVVLQKLRQFQDYGHHIQLLIGDFTGKIGDPTGKSETRKVLTDEQVKQNAQTYVEQYGKVLDMEKTEILYNSQWLTELKFEDVLNLAGQMTVARMLEREDFNKRYKSGQPISVHEFFYPLMQGYDSVAMETDIEVGGTDQTFNLLMGRQLQDAYGKEKQVMMTLPLIEGLDGVRKMSKSLNNYIGIDEAPNEIFGKSMSIPDELMVKYFKLATDVPMEEVNNIEAGLKDGSVHPRDAKMRLGRKLVEMYHGEEAAKEAQSYFETVFQKRNLPTDLPVVEWTGEQTVSLIDMLVELKLQNSKGEARRMIQGGGVKINEEKQEDLQAMITVEDGMIVQVGKRKFAKLSVS; this is encoded by the coding sequence ATGACGGAAGAAAAACAGCTTACGGCTGAGCAAGCTAGATTAGTGGATGAACAGGTTGAGACCCTTATGCGTGGAGTGGTTGAAATTGTTCCTGAAGAAGCGTTTCGTAAAAAGATTGAAAAAAGTGTTCGCACAGGCAAGGCATTAAAGATAAAACTAGGGATGGACCCGTCTGCACCGGACGTGCATATTGGGCATACGGTTGTCTTACAAAAATTACGTCAGTTTCAAGATTACGGGCATCATATCCAATTGTTAATTGGGGATTTCACTGGGAAAATTGGCGATCCAACTGGTAAATCAGAAACGCGTAAAGTATTAACTGATGAACAAGTAAAACAGAATGCGCAAACGTATGTAGAACAATACGGCAAGGTGCTAGATATGGAGAAAACAGAAATTCTTTACAACTCTCAATGGTTAACCGAGCTTAAGTTTGAAGATGTGCTAAATTTAGCTGGTCAAATGACGGTTGCGCGAATGTTAGAGCGTGAAGATTTTAATAAACGCTATAAGTCAGGTCAGCCTATTTCGGTTCATGAATTTTTCTACCCGCTTATGCAAGGATACGATTCTGTTGCAATGGAAACAGACATCGAAGTAGGAGGAACGGATCAAACGTTTAACCTTCTGATGGGAAGACAGCTGCAAGATGCGTACGGTAAAGAAAAGCAGGTCATGATGACGTTGCCGTTAATTGAAGGACTCGATGGGGTCCGCAAAATGTCGAAGTCGCTGAACAACTACATCGGAATTGATGAAGCGCCAAATGAAATTTTCGGCAAATCGATGTCGATTCCAGATGAGCTAATGGTGAAATACTTTAAGTTAGCCACAGATGTACCAATGGAAGAAGTAAACAACATTGAAGCGGGTTTAAAAGATGGCTCGGTTCACCCACGTGATGCAAAAATGCGTCTTGGTCGAAAACTTGTTGAAATGTACCACGGGGAAGAAGCAGCCAAAGAAGCGCAAAGCTATTTTGAAACGGTCTTCCAAAAGCGAAATCTTCCTACTGATTTACCAGTTGTGGAATGGACTGGCGAACAAACCGTATCATTGATTGATATGCTTGTTGAATTAAAGCTCCAAAATTCAAAAGGTGAAGCGCGCCGCATGATTCAAGGTGGCGGTGTGAAAATCAACGAGGAAAAACAAGAAGATCTTCAAGCGATGATTACGGTAGAAGATGGCATGATTGTTCAAGTAGGAAAACGAAAATTTGCTAAACTAAGCGTTTCTTAA
- a CDS encoding transglycosylase domain-containing protein, whose product MKSFLLNVRQSFEQMNQKLSDIRFFRKVGITYQVIWNLLLVALIIGFLLIVLAGGTAAGYFASLVHDEEEYTEEDLRTHVGSLTETSEIYLANDVYLGKIRSDVERDIITLDDIADDVKTAIIATEDEHFYEHEGIVPKALLRATMQELSNASVQTGGSTLTQQLIKQQVLSNEVSFDRKATEIMLAMRLEHFMTKDEILEAYLNVVPFGRNASGRNVEGVQAASMGIFGVPASDLNLAQSAYLAGMPQSPFGYTPFTGDAEVKDEDGLQPGFNRFRTVLNRMYESGYIDQEQRDEALDYDLAADFIEYAPDPMARNPRLTSEILDRATEALLSVEKEAFEGWDQLSASAQNLEEEEMRTDVRNRIENGGYKISTTIEEDLYEVMNEAAGESDYYFGPNNSSGDREEVGAVLIDNRTGAILSFVGGREEDLDNQLNHTTRLRSPGSTIKPILPFAGALEAGVTQPGLVIPDTPDTYRSNGQDIDNSGNSYFGNITVRESLTRSQNIPAVRAWWHVPDEMKTQLIEAAGVPGMPPYESAAIGGGGATVEQMVSAYSAFANDGTRPDAYMIEKIETYDGEIVYEHEKEEYDFVSPQTNYLLVDMMRDVVNTGIGTARGLPDMLDFSADWAGKTGTSNEYVDSWFIATNPYVSLGVWNGYSGSTETPLKRIHNDMFTGERTQNIWANLANAAYNVQPNLMTAEGTRFQRPGGLTERRVCGLTGGSSNAVCDEEGVVTTDLYNNDMLSRIDGLAPFQSELKSTMQRQLEELRQRQSSDDEGDDDASDSSDESSSDDDSSSDEDAADDTEDSSDPSTDDETDETSSDESETDNEDE is encoded by the coding sequence ATGAAATCTTTTCTATTAAATGTAAGGCAGTCTTTTGAGCAAATGAATCAAAAGCTCTCAGACATTCGATTTTTTCGCAAGGTAGGCATTACCTACCAAGTTATTTGGAATTTATTGCTCGTAGCACTTATCATAGGCTTTTTACTGATTGTCCTTGCAGGAGGGACTGCTGCAGGGTATTTCGCCTCTCTTGTTCATGACGAGGAAGAGTATACAGAAGAAGATTTGCGCACGCACGTTGGCTCGTTAACAGAAACAAGTGAAATTTACTTAGCGAACGACGTGTATTTAGGGAAAATTCGCAGTGATGTCGAACGGGATATTATTACCTTAGATGATATTGCGGATGATGTAAAAACGGCCATTATCGCAACAGAAGATGAGCATTTTTATGAACATGAAGGCATCGTCCCTAAAGCACTGCTGCGAGCCACCATGCAAGAACTCTCCAATGCTTCTGTCCAAACGGGAGGAAGCACACTGACTCAGCAACTAATTAAGCAACAGGTTCTCTCCAATGAAGTCTCGTTTGACCGAAAAGCAACGGAAATCATGTTAGCTATGCGCTTAGAACACTTCATGACAAAAGACGAAATTTTAGAGGCCTATTTAAACGTTGTACCATTTGGTCGAAATGCTTCTGGTCGGAATGTAGAAGGTGTGCAGGCCGCATCAATGGGTATCTTTGGCGTACCAGCTTCAGACTTAAACCTTGCACAATCTGCTTATTTAGCTGGAATGCCGCAAAGCCCGTTTGGGTACACGCCGTTTACAGGTGATGCAGAAGTAAAAGATGAAGACGGCTTACAACCTGGATTTAATCGTTTTCGCACCGTATTGAACCGCATGTACGAAAGTGGCTACATTGATCAAGAACAGCGCGATGAAGCACTTGACTATGATTTAGCAGCGGACTTTATTGAATATGCGCCTGATCCAATGGCGCGTAACCCAAGACTAACTTCTGAAATTCTTGACCGCGCTACTGAAGCCCTTCTTTCTGTGGAAAAAGAGGCGTTTGAAGGATGGGATCAACTAAGCGCGAGCGCGCAAAATTTAGAAGAAGAAGAAATGCGCACCGATGTCCGCAATCGCATCGAAAACGGTGGCTACAAAATTTCAACTACGATTGAGGAAGACCTGTATGAGGTAATGAACGAAGCTGCTGGCGAATCGGATTACTATTTTGGCCCTAACAATAGTAGCGGAGACCGGGAAGAAGTTGGTGCGGTTCTAATTGATAATCGTACAGGAGCGATTTTGAGCTTTGTCGGTGGTCGAGAAGAAGATTTAGACAACCAGTTAAATCATACAACTCGTTTACGCTCGCCAGGATCAACGATCAAACCGATTCTACCGTTTGCCGGCGCTTTGGAAGCTGGTGTCACACAACCTGGGCTAGTCATTCCCGATACACCGGATACGTATCGATCAAATGGGCAAGATATTGATAATTCTGGAAACTCATACTTCGGCAATATTACTGTACGTGAATCATTAACACGTTCACAAAATATACCAGCGGTTCGTGCTTGGTGGCATGTACCAGACGAAATGAAAACCCAGTTAATTGAAGCTGCAGGTGTACCAGGTATGCCTCCATATGAGTCAGCTGCTATTGGCGGTGGTGGTGCAACCGTCGAACAAATGGTATCTGCTTACTCTGCCTTCGCAAACGACGGCACACGTCCTGACGCCTATATGATCGAGAAAATCGAGACGTACGACGGAGAAATTGTTTATGAACACGAAAAAGAAGAATATGACTTCGTGAGCCCGCAAACAAACTATTTGTTAGTTGATATGATGCGCGATGTTGTTAATACAGGTATCGGAACGGCCAGAGGTTTGCCGGACATGCTAGACTTCAGTGCCGATTGGGCAGGAAAAACCGGGACATCTAATGAATATGTTGATTCATGGTTTATTGCAACAAACCCTTATGTCTCTCTTGGCGTTTGGAATGGCTATTCAGGAAGTACTGAGACTCCTTTGAAAAGGATCCATAATGACATGTTTACTGGTGAACGCACGCAAAACATCTGGGCAAATCTTGCCAATGCTGCTTATAATGTTCAACCGAACTTAATGACAGCAGAAGGAACCCGATTCCAACGTCCAGGAGGACTAACCGAGCGACGTGTGTGTGGCTTAACAGGTGGATCTTCTAATGCGGTTTGTGATGAAGAAGGGGTAGTCACAACTGACCTGTATAACAACGACATGCTTTCTCGTATTGACGGACTTGCACCGTTCCAATCTGAACTAAAGAGCACGATGCAAAGACAGCTTGAAGAATTAAGACAACGTCAATCTTCCGATGATGAGGGTGACGATGACGCTTCAGACAGTAGTGACGAATCTAGCTCAGATGATGACTCTAGTTCAGATGAAGATGCAGCTGACGATACGGAAGACAGTAGTGATCCTTCAACAGATGATGAAACGGACGAAACGTCTTCGGATGAGAGCGAAACCGATAACGAAGACGAGTAA